A region of Ornithorhynchus anatinus isolate Pmale09 chromosome 5, mOrnAna1.pri.v4, whole genome shotgun sequence DNA encodes the following proteins:
- the NEFL gene encoding neurofilament light polypeptide: protein MSSFGYDPYYATSSKRRYSEGPRVHMASVRSAYSCYSASRSGYSPGYGAAGSGSLSARRSYSSGSGSLGALAGAGLDGLDLSQVAAISSDLKSLRTQEKAQLQDLNDRFASFIERVHELEQQNKVLEAELLVLRQKHAEPSRFRALYEQEIRDLRLAAEDATSEKQALQGEREGLEETLRALQARYEEEVLSREDAEARLMEARKGADEAALARAELEKRIDSLVDEMAFLKKVHEEEISELQAQIQYAQLSVEMDVQAKPDLSAALKDIRAQYEKLAARNMQNAEDWFRSRFTVLTESAAKNTDAVRAAKDEVSESRRLLKAKTLEIEACRGMNEALEKQLQELEDKQNADIAALQDTINKLENELRTTKSEMARYLKEYQDLLNVKMALDIEIAAYRKLLEGEETRLSFTSVGSLSSSYSQSSQVFGRSLYGGLQSSSYLMSTHSFPAYYTSHVQEEQVEVEETIEATKAEEAKDEPPSEGEAEEEEEEKEEAEEEEGAEEEEGAKEESEDTKEGEEEEGGEGEEEEAAEEADGEKKEASEEERVEKKKD from the exons atgagcTCCTTCGGCTACGACCCGTACTACGCGACTTCGTCGAAGCGGCGCTACTCGGAGGGCCCCCGGGTGCACATGGCCTCGGTGCGCAGCGCCTACAGCTGCTACAGCGCGTCGCGCTCCGGCTACTCGCCCGGCTACGGGGCGGCCGGCTCGGGCTCGCTGTCGGCGCGGCGGAGCTACTCGTCGGGCTCGGGCTCGCTCGGGGCcctggccggggccggcctggacgGGCTGGACCTCAGCCAGGTGGCGGCCATCAGCAGCGACCTCAAGTCGCTCCGCACGCAGGAGAAGGCGCAGCTGCAGGACCTCAACGACCGCTTCGCCAGCTTCATCGAGCGGGTGCACGAGCTGGAGCAGCAGAACAAGGTGCTGGAGGCCGAGCTGCTGGTGCTGCGGCAGAAGCACGCCGAGCCGTCGCGCTTCCGCGCTCTCTACGAGCAGGAGATCCGCGACCTGCGCCTGGCGGCCGAGGACGCCACCAGCGAGAAGCAGGCGCTGCAGGGCGAGCGCGAAGGGCTGGAGGAGACGCTGCGGGCGCTGCAGGCGCGCTACGAGGAGGAGGTGCTGAGCCGCGAGGACGCCGAGGCCCGGCTGATGGAAGCGCGCAAGGGCGCCGACGAGGCGGCCCTGGCCCGGGCCGAGCTGGAGAAGCGCATCGACAGCCTGGTGGACGAGATGGCCTTCCTGAAGAAGGTGCACGAGGAGGAGATCTCCGAGCTGCAGGCCCAGATCCAGTACGCGCAGCTGTCCGTGGAGATGGACGTGCAGGCCAAGCCCGACCTGTCGGCCGCGCTCAAGGACATCCGCGCGCAGTACGAGAAGCTGGCCGCCCGCAACATGCAGAACGCCGAGGACTGGTTCCGCAGCCGCTTCACCGTGCTCACCGAGAGCGCCGCCAAGAACACGGACGCCGTCCGGGCCGCCAAGGACGAGGTGTCCGAGAGCCGCCGCCTGCTCAAGGCCAAGACCCTGGAGATCGAGGCGTGCCGGGGCATGAACGAGGCGCTGGAGAAACAGCTGCAGGAGCTGGAGGACAAGCAGAACGCCGACATCGCGGCCCTGCAG GACACCATTAATAAACTGGAAAATGAACTGAGAACCACGAAAAGTGAGATGGCTCGTTATTTGAAAGAATATCAAGATCTGCTCAACGTGAAAATGGCTCTGGATATAGAAATTGCAGCTTACAG GAAACTgctggaaggggaggagaccCGACTAAGTTTCACCAGCGTCGGTAGCTTGAGCAGCAGCTACTCCCAGAGCTCCCAAGTCTTTGGCCGTTCTCTGTACGGTGGCTTACAGAGTAGCTCCTACCTGATGTCCACTCACTCCTTCCCGGCTTACTACACGAGTCACGTTCAGGAAGAACAGGTCGAAGTAGAGGAGACAATTGAGGCGACCAAAGCCGAAGAAGCCAAAGATGAGCCGCCCTCAGAAGGAGaggctgaagaggaggaggaagagaaggaggaggccgaggaagaggaaggagctgaAGAGGAAGAAG GTGCTAAGGAGGAGTCTGAAGATACCAAGGAGggcgaagaagaagaaggaggtgaaggtgaggaagaggaggcggctgAAGAAGCtgatggagagaaaaaagaagcTTCTGAAGAAGAACGCGTCGAGAAGAAGAAAGATTGA